One stretch of Daphnia pulicaria isolate SC F1-1A chromosome 8, SC_F0-13Bv2, whole genome shotgun sequence DNA includes these proteins:
- the LOC124310692 gene encoding uncharacterized protein LOC124310692, whose amino-acid sequence MAGKNSYEVLCANFHGAVPGLRTVKSKLSRYDRSVPEGVVNVKYLKDFLIQNNLPLIVSISEDCTAIVSQRNYDSASNSVMGVSLPMEASGLRNHRRAVVTDIKSIVDVFEEFPRATLVLVVMAQPLVDSIPPIRILTFCTDNKFTAEDVKARMHSIITALAAEGILALVCSADGDAREMKFMRETEELGLPVPKSIPVGQETLYSLKKSYFYFAAIKIGCGISVQDPIHLVAKLRMRLIRSEKFIAIGNYIASPVHLQTLMNQYDKSRHLLKPEDLNAHDKMNYGSAERLCQPHVSQLLQHVEGSEATQFYLRLMNYSASSFLDKNLSPLDRVYRMWYVVFSLRLWRYWITCDKAYTLAANFMTLNVYLCAEFNAHALVLIVLALKDKPEAFKPWLCTSQPCESYFRGGRSCTTNCSTMVNFTAREFFKSRCRKIDATIRLTSDGVKDGLSYPRFERPFDQPTNQRVWEMPSMAEMDCKIRVALADAEKDLKKLGLRVSGKDKYCFNKQLAEQLFRIKKTRKKNDNSTSSADYEFLDESDESHFDLREDVFSREAQENNLEEGDRDYEFDTLGAVMNGTFRDLSKTHPVHDNIKNTAFATLVRPDGHTQVVSKQTICWFLEGMVWKNSSDRKWRFAGCPSGFFKRKRTITKVEKTTLKNGLWAVFITADGRDYLLGQVLALVAMDGKSIRCVNEWNVDEKTETRVLCQWYNMVRENGKLTGKLTRTFMFSNGYYSCKYYICTCPIPNSVQLEDEDGLLFDVEVVNQLSRFCQFKE is encoded by the exons ATGGCCGGTAAAAATTCGTATGAAGTTCTGTGTGCAAATTTTCACGGCGCCGTCCCTGGTCTGCGTACAGTCAAATCGAAGCTCTCTCGGTACGATAGATCCGTCCCGGAAGGTGTAGTGAACGTCAAATATTTAAAGGATTTCCTCATTCAAAACAATTTACCTCTCATCGTGTCTATTAGTGAAGACTGTACCGCTATTGTGTCACAGAGAAATTATGACAGCGCTTCTAATTCCGTGATGGGTGTCAGTCTACCAATGGAAGCAAGCGGACTAAGAAATCACAGACGCGCGGTAGTCACAGATATAAAATCAATTGTCGACGTGTTTGAAGAGTTCCCTCGAGCAACGCTGGTGCTTGTAGTTATGGCGCAACCCCTAGTCGACAGCATTCCGCCGATCCGTATTCTTACATTTTGTACGGACAACAAGTTCACTGCGGAGGACGTAAAGGCTCGCATGCATTCGATAATAACAGCATTAGCAGCGGAAGGGATTCTTGCCCTTGTTTGTTCCGCAGACGGAGATGCCCGCGAAATGAAATTTATGCGTGAAACGGAAGAGCTGGGTCTTCCGGTTCCAAAAA GTATCCCTGTTGGCCAGGAAACGCTTTATTCCCTTAAAAagtcatatttttattttgctgctATTAAAATCGGATGTGGCATATCAGTCCAGGATCCCATTCATTTAG tggCGAAGTTGCGAATGAGACTAATTAGATCAGAAAAATTTATAGCGATTGGCAATTACATTGCTTCACCGGTCCACTTGCAAACCCTAATGAATCAATATGATAAAAGTCGACATCTGCTAAAACCTGAGGATCTCAACGCGCACGATAAAATGAACTATGGATCGGCAGAGAGATTATGTCAACCCCATGTTTCCCAACTGCTCCAGCATGTTGAAG GTTCGGAAGCGACGCAGTTCTATCTTAGGTTGATGAATTACTCTGCTTCAAGttttttggataaaaatttgtCGCCACTGGATCGAGTATATCGAATGTGGTACGTGGTGTTCAGTCTACGACTGTGGCGCTATTGGATCACCTGTGATAAGGCGTACACTTTGGCTGCAAATTTTATGACACTAAACGTGTATCTTTGCGCCGAGTTTAACGCTCATGCTTTGGTACTTATAGTATTAGCCTTAAAAGACAAACCAGAAGCTTTCAAACCATGGCTGTGTACCAGCCAACCATGTGAAAGTTACTTCAGAGGTGGCCGCTCTTGCACTACAAACTGCTCAACAATGGTGAACTTTACCGCtcgcgagtttttcaaatctcGATGCCGCAAAATTGATGCAACCATTCGCCTTACATCAGACGGAGTGAAGGATGGCCTGTCCTATCCTCGTTTCGAGCGCCCTTTTGACCAGCCGACAAACCAACGCGTGTGGGAAATGCCGTCGATGGCAGAGATGGACTGTAAAATCCGCGTTGCTCTCGCCGATGccgaaaaagatttgaaaaaactaG GTTTGCGAGTATCCGGCAAGGACAAGTATTGCTTCAATAAGCAGCTAGCTGAGCAACTtttcagaattaaaaaaacaagaaaaaaaaatgacaattcGACCTCGTCGGCCGATTATGAATTTCTTGACGAGAGCGATGAATCGCATTTTGACCTAAGAGAAGATGTTTTCAGTCGAGAGGCTCAGGAAAATAACTTGGAAGAAGGAGACAGGGATTATGAGTTCGACACTCTTGGGGCTGTCATGAATGGCACATTCCGTGATCTTTCAAAAACTCATCCCGTTCATGATAACATTAAAAACACAGCCTTTGCTACTCTTGTCCGACCTGATGGACACACCCAAGTTGTTTCCAAACAGACAATCTGTTGGTTTCTAGAGGGAATGGTGTGGAAAAATAGCAGCGACCGTAAGTGGAGATTTGCAGGTTGCCCCtctggtttttttaaaagaaaaagaacaatcacaaaagttgaaaaaactaCCCTCAAAAACGGCCTTTGGGCAGTTTTCATTACAGCAGATGGACGAGATTATCTCCTCGGACAAGTTCTAGCCTTAGTTGCAATGGATGGGAAAAGTATTCGTTGTGTGAATGAGTGGAATGTGgatgaaaaaacagaaacccGTGTTCTGTGTCAATGGTACAATATGGTTAGAGAAAACGGGAAGCTAACGGGTAAATTGACTAGAACATTTATGTTCAGTAATGGCTATTATTCCTGCAAATACTATATATGTACTTGTCCCATCCCTAATTCTGTTCAGCTTGAAGATGAAGACGGTTTACTGTTTGATGTAGAAGTTGTCAATCAATTGTCCCGCTTCTGTcaatttaaagaataa